Proteins encoded in a region of the Megalops cyprinoides isolate fMegCyp1 chromosome 3, fMegCyp1.pri, whole genome shotgun sequence genome:
- the aldocb gene encoding fructose-bisphosphate aldolase C-B, translating to MTHQYPALTPEQKMELQDIAQRIVAPGKGILAADESVGSMAKRLNQIGVENTEENRRLYRQLLFSADERIESCIGGVIFFHETLYQNADDGTPFVKMIKDKGIVVGIKVDKGVVPLAGTDGETTTQGLDGLSERCAQYKKDGADFAKWRCVLKISEHTPSQLAIMENANVLARYASICQQNGIVPIVEPEILPDGDHDLKRCQYVTEKVLAAVYKALSDHHVYLEGTLLKPNMVTAGHACPTKYGPEEIAMATVTALRRTVPPAVTGVTFLSGGQSEEEASINLNAINTCPLRKPWALTFSYGRALQASALNAWRGQKDNESAATEEFVKRAEVNGLAAQGKYIASGDGSGAAGQSLYVANHAY from the exons ATGACGCACCAGTACCCCGCACTCACTCCGGAGCAGAAGATGGAGCTCCAGGACATTGCCCAGCGCATCGTGGCCCCCGGGAAGGGCATCCTGGCCGCCGACGAGTCCGTGG GCAGCATGGCGAAGCGGCTGAACCAGATCGGCGTGGAGAACACAGAGGAGAACCGCCGGCTGTACCGCCAGCTGCTGTTCAGCGCCGACGAGCGCATCGAGAGCTGCATCGGCGGCGTCATCTTCTTCCACGAGACGCTGTACCAGAACGCCGACGACGGCACCCCCTTCGTTAAGATGATCAAGGACAAGGGCATCGTCGTGGGGATCAAG GTCGACAAAGGTGTTGTCCCATTGGCCGGGACAGATGGAGAGACCACCACCCAAG GACTGGATGGCCTGTCGGAACGCTGCGCGCAGTACAAGAAGGATGGAGCGGACTTTGCTAAGTGGCGCTGTGTGCTGAAGATCAGCGAGCACACGCCCTCCCAGCTGGCCATTATGGAGAACGCCAACGTGCTGGCCCGCTACGCCAGCATCTGCCAGCAG AATGGAATCGTGCCCATTGTGGAGCCAGAGATCTTGCCTGATGGAGACCATGACCTGAAGCGATGCCAGTATGTGACAGAGAAG GTCCTCGCTGCGGTGTACAAGGCCCTGTCCGACCACCACGTGTACCTGGAAGGCACCCTTCTCAAACCCAACATGGTGACCGCCGGCCACGCGTGCCCTACCAAGTATGGCCCCGAGGAGATTGCCATGGCAACGGTCACCGCCCTGCGTCGCACTGTTCCCCCTGCTGTCACAG gagtgACCTTCCTCTCCGGCGGTCAGAGCGAGGAGGAGGCCTCCATTAACCTGAACGCCATCAACACCTGCCCCCTGCGCAAGCCCTGGGCCCTGACCTTCTCCTACGGCCGCGCCCTGCAGGCCTCCGCCCTCAATGCCTGGCGCGGGCAGAAGGACAACGAGAGCGCCGCCACCGAGGAGTTCGTCAAGCGCGCAGAG GTGAATGGCTTGGCAGCGCAGGGCAAGTACATCGCCAGCGGTGACGGCAGTGGCGCTGCAGGACAGTCACTCTACGTGGCCAATCACGCTTACTGA